A single genomic interval of Primulina huaijiensis isolate GDHJ02 chromosome 7, ASM1229523v2, whole genome shotgun sequence harbors:
- the LOC140981568 gene encoding uncharacterized protein produces the protein MITSREPGTLPSNTETNPKEQVKAIVLRSGKVLEKEDQQEEVVDTSTGKSSKSTPTPTAQSTIAIPPPFPAALKKAKLDAQFGKFLEVFKKLHISIPFADAMMQIPSYAKFLKDILANKRKLKYHMMINLTENCSALVQKKIPPKLKDPGSFSIPCVIGDIVFHKALCDLGASINLMPLSVFRKLGLGEPKPTRMSLQLADRSVKYTRGVIVDVLVKVDKFIFPADFVVLDMEEDVEMPLILGRPFLATGKALIDVQEGKLRLRVGEELITFDVFNALKHTLHSDSCYSIDAFDALVSNYV, from the coding sequence ATGATCACTAGCAGAGAACCGGGCACCTTGCCAAGCAACACAGAAACTAACCCGAAAGAGCAAGTGAAAGCCATAGTGTTGAGGAGCGGAAAAGTGCTTGAAAAAGAAGATCAACAAGAGGAAGTGGTTGACACATCTACAGGTAAGTCTTCTAAATCTACACCCACACCCACTGCACAATCTACAATTGCAATTCCCCCACCTTTCCCTGCAGCATTAAAAAAGGCGAAATTGGATGCGCAATTCGGTAAGTTCTTAGAGGTTTTCAAAAAATTGCACATAAGTATTCCCTTTGCTGATGCTATGATGCAAATTCCGAGCTATGCTAAATTTCTGAAAGACATCTTAGCTAACAAGAGGAAATTGAAATATCACATGATGATAAACTTGACTGAGAACTGCTCTGCATTGGTACAAAAAAAGATACCACCGAAACTAAAAGACCCAGGGAGTTTTTCTATCCCTTGCGTGATTGGTGATATTGTTTTTCATAAAGCTTTATGTGATCTTGGAGCGAGTATTAATCTTATGCCGTTATCTGTATTCAGGAAACTCGGATTAGGGGAACCTAAGCCAACAAGGATGTCTTTGCAACTAGCAGACAGATCTGTCAAATACACGCGAGGAGTCATAGTGGACGTCCTGGTAAAGGTGGACAAATTCATATTTCCTGCAGATTTTGTAGTACTTGACATGGAGGAAGACGTGGAGATGCCTTTGATTCTTGGTAGGCCATTCCTTGCGACGGGCAAGGCCTTGATTGATGTTCAAGAAGGGAAGTTGAGATTAAGAGTGGGAGAGGAATTAATTACTTTTGACGTCTTTAATGCTCTTAAGCACACACTGCATTCTGATAGTTGTTATAGTATTGATGCTTTTGATGCTCTTGTGTCTAACTATGTGTAG